GGTGGTGGCAGTCCCAAAAACTTTTTGTTACAAACACAGCCGCAAATTCACGAAGTATTGGGACTAGAAGAACGAGGACACGATTACTTTATACAGTTTACCGATGCGCGTCCAGATACTGGCGGTTTATCTGGGGCTACTCCCTCGGAAGCAGTCAGCTGGGGTAAAATTGACCCAGAAGAATTACCCAGCACGGTTGTTTGTTACACCGATAGCACGATCGCTTTACCACTGGTAACAGCATACGTGATGAACCAGTGCCAGCCTCGCCCTCTGAAGCGAATATACGACAGACGCGAAGAAATAACCGACAAACTGCGTCAAGACTATCTTGCAGCCAAAACTCAACCAGTAGATAAAATCCCCGCTGCTGTGGCTGATAGCGCTTCTGGTGAAGCTGCTACTTATCCCTGTGGTAGGTTGATTCCGAATACTCCCTAAGTAAATTGGTAATAGGTAATAGGTAATTGGTAATTGGGAACGCAGTGCTGGACTCACCATTCCCAATTACCCATTACCCATTCTCCATTACCCATTCTCCCAGCGGGAGAGCCAGTCCCCCATCGATCGCTCTAAACCGCGCCCGTCGGGGGCTGGACTCACCATTACCCATTCCCCATTACCTTCCTCCCAATCAACAAATAAGTTGTCATCCCTTTACCTTTAACTTCGATTTCACCGCGCTTTTCAAACAAAAATTCATCACGCAAGTGTTGATAAGTGGTTTCTGATACTTGAATTTTGTTGGTAAAACCTTGGGATTCCATGCGGCTGGCGATGTTTACGGTGTCTTCCCAGTCGGAAGTCAAGTTTTTGATACCGATTGGTGCGGGAACTGCGGAGCCGCTATGGATGCCGATACGAATGGAGAAGTTTTGCTGATTTTTAGCATTAAATTGAGCGATCGCACTTTGCATATCGAGTGCCATTAGCGCGATCGCACTAGCATGATCTGCGCGATGTCGGGGTAAACCACCAACTACCATATAACCATCGTCAATGGTTTTGATTTTCTCTAAATTATATTGGTCGCTGAGGCGATCGAAAGAAGAAAAAATTTGGTTGAGTAACTTTACCAGTTGAATCGCACTTACAGAAGAAGCAATTTCTGTCAAGCCAACGATATCTGCAAATAAAACTGTTATATCAGCAAAGTCTTCGGCAATTGTGCCTGGTTGTTTGAGACGGTTAGCTATTGCTTCTGGCAAAATATTCAGCAACAAACCTTCAGTTTGTTTCTGTTGATGATGCAGTGCTTGTTCTGCTTCTAGTCGCTGGGTGATATTACGAAAAATGCCGCGAGTTGCAACTGGTTTTCCTCTCACCAATTTACAATTTATGTTTCCTTCTACAAAGATTTTTTGACCGTATTTAGTAACGAATGTAGCTGGAAATTGCTCTATTTTTTCTCCTGACAGGACACGATAAAACATTTGCCGACAAGAAGATTGAAAATCCGGATGTATAATGTCAAATACATTCATTTGAGTAACTTCAGCTTCGCTATATCCGAGAGTTTCTCGCCACGCACGATTGACATACTCAAAACGACCATAAGCATTAACAGACTGAATCAAGTCGTTAGCGTTTTCAAATAAATCTCGATATCTTTCTTCACTTTCTAAAAGAAGCTCACTTGCTTGTTTGTGTTTCAAAAAATGAATAATTTGGCTACTAATAGATCCCATCATTTGTAGTAAGTCTACATCTTTTGGTTGCACTTCTCGACTGAAGAAAACCATCACGCCTAAAACTTCGTTGTCATCCATAATCGGGAAACCAAATGCGGCGTGCAATGTTGTGGCAACAGCTTTTTGCGTTCGCGAAAAGTCAGAACTATGCACAATGTCCCTAGTCCAAAGGGGGGAACGTCTTGCCCAAATTCGACCCGGAAAACCATCACCAAGGGTATATGTAGTTTGCCATGCGATCGCTTTAAATTCTCGAACACTGATTGTTCGACTCGACCACATTTCCACACATCTGAGTATAGGATTTATTTTATCTTTTTTTTCTCTAGACGCTGATGTGGTTAAATATTCATTTGCTGTCCAAAGTTGCCCTAAATCCCATCCCAAATTTTCACAAATTGCCTGCAAAATTTTCGATATTGCCTGCTTGACGCTTTGAGATTCTGATAAAATGCGGGTTATGGCATACTGTACTGCATGACGCTGTTGTCTACGCTCTCTAGCAGTAATATCCCGACCAATATAAACAATATCTTCTAAGCCATCTATTTTTTTTTGAATAACTGAACAAGAAAACGCAATTAACAGCTTTTCTCGTTTTTTAGTTCTACAAACTAATTCTATATTTTGAAAATATTTATGATATAATGAATGCTGCGTAATCGCTTTTTGTAGTAAAAAATTATCCTCAATTATTAGAGATATGGGCTGATTTATTAGTTCTTGTTCGCTAAATCCAAATAATTTTTGTGCGGCTCGATTTACTTTTTTTATTTTTCCGCAGTTAGTTGTCACTAAAAAGGCATCTGCCATTGAAGTGATAACTTGATCCATGTAATTTTTGTAAGTGACTAACGTATGTAATAATAAATTAGATTCATTAACTTTCTGTTTGTGGTTTTGTTGAAAAAATATTTTTTCGGTAATATCTTCAAGCAAAATAACTAATCTATTATCAGATTCGTTTTCACCTGCTTCGCTAAGAATATATATATTGATATATATATCTGATTTATCTTCAGAAAAGCGTTTAATACTTTCTAATTCAAATAGTTCCTGTTTTCCTTGTAAGATAGAGATGAGAATATCTTCAATCCCAATAAATTCCGGAAAACTTAGCCGGACATCTTTTCCTAGCATCACCTCTTCAGGGCGATGGGCAAATCGTTGAACTTGCTCGGATGTATCTATAATGCAGAAGTTCTCATTAAGTTCCAAACGTTCAAATTTGCGTAAAGACAAAGCTTTGTTAAATATTCGATCTAGTACCTGGTATTTCATTGTGGTGTGGGAATAGTTATTGAGGCATCATGAGAGGGGCACAGCAAATCAACAGACACTTGAGATGATTAACTCCGTGCCTTCACACTCCACAATGCCACTTGCTTTAACTGAGGTTCCTTTGGAAGTTCTGATGTCTTAGACATCCATCGTCCTTCCCATGAGGAAACTTGCACCCGTGCTGGCTCCTCAGCACCCAAAATTCAGCACCACTGATGATTCTATAAGCTAGTTTTCCAAAAATTTGGTCAATACACAAGCCCATCAAGGTAGAAGTTGTTCTTAGAGTACTCATAGTAACTGTGTGTGAGTAAAATCAGCTTGCCTTTAATGCACCTGCAAGCCTGAGGATAAAGGCTTGCATTCCGGTGAGTTAGGATATTGATTCTACATACAGGCGATCGCATCCTTATTTTATTGACGTTGTATACGAGCATTTAACTTTTTAGTCTTATTTTATACTAATAGTTGAGTTCGGCGATCGCGTCTTCAATCTTGGGACTATTAACTATATCAAAACGTATTTTTTCCTTAGGATCAATACGTTTTTCCTCTGCCAAGAGTTTAGGGTCAACGTCTTTACGGATACCCGCTTGGGCTATAGTGGTAGCTTTTAGTACAAGCGAAAGCAGCCAAGCTTGGATACTAAAGCTTTTGGTGAGGTGCGTTAGCGATAAGATATTTATAAATTGAGTTCTACCATGCTTCCTAGCACTACTTCCAGTCCTACCCTTGTTGCCGGAAATCTGCGCCGCGTACATCATATTGCCTTAAATGTGCATGATATGCAAGCTTCCCGCCACTTTTACAGCACAATTTTGGGTTTGCATGAACTTACAGGGGAAGAAGTTCCCAAAACCTTAGTTGAGTTGGTAGCACAAGGTAAAGTTGCCAACTTCGTCACTCCAGATGGGACAATCCTCGATTTATTTTGGGAACCGGATTTATCACCACCCGATCCAAATCCTCTTCAGACGTTCACTAGAGCATATCATTTGGCGTTTGACATTGAGCCGCAATTATTTGAGCAAGCGGTGACAGTACTAAGAGAAAATAAAATAGCGATCGCACACGGTCCAGTCACCCGTCCCACAGGTAGAGGCGTGTATTTTTACGACCCCGATGGCTTTATGATTGAAATTCGTTGCGATCCGGATGATGTAAATAGGTAATGGGTAGTGGGTAATGGGGAATGGAAAAAACAATTCCCAATTCCCAATTCCCAATTCCCAATTCCCAATTCCCAATTCCCAATTCCCAATTCCCAAATATGCAAATATTTCAAGTTATCGAAGAAGCATTAATCACAAGACCAGCAATTCCACATAATCCATATAAGGAGTCATTGAAAAACTGGGCAAAGTATTGCCTGCAAGACAGAGGATTCAAAGTAGTATATGCTCAAAATGCCGACTTTGCTATTGAACCCAAAAACGGTGAAAAGCTTTATTTTAAAGTGACAAATAATGCGGCTGATGTGAATGATTCTTGTAATTGGATAGTTTGGGATAGTGCAGCAAAAAGCGCCAGGGTTATTCCACTTTCTACATCAAAATAGAATTATTGCCAAAATCAGAATCAGCATATTTTGAACCACAGATTTATCTGCGGTTTAATTTCAAATTCGTGCCGAAAATACATTCAAACAAGAGTGGGGCAGCGGCTATTTATAGTCGTTGCCCCACAGATAGTATTACCTATCTAAGCCTTTAATTACGCGGGAATTAACACAGTATCAATGACGTGAATGACACCGTTATCAGCAGCAACATCTGGTGTTGCAACAGTGGCATCATTTATCTTCACGCCGTTAGAAGCGTCAATTTTCACATCACTTCCTTCAACTGTGGTCGCTGATTTTAGCTTAACCACGTCAGCAGCCAAGACCTTGCCGGAAACGACATGATAAGTCAGGATTTTCGTGAGTTTGGGAACGTCCTTAAGTAGTGCGTCTACTGTGCCTGCTGGAAGCTTTGCGAATGCTTCATCAGTAGGTGCAAAGACGGTGAACGGACCAGCGCCTTTAAGAGTATCTACCAATTTAGCAGCTTTGATTGCAGCAACTAGGGTACCGAAAGAACCAGCATTTACAGCGGTATCAATAATGTCAGCCAAGTTTTTTACCTAGTTTTGTGTAATCTACTAACCACTATAGACTACTTTTTGCAAAATAGTATTTACTGTTACAGATTTGTCGAATCAATTTAATTAATTTGGCTGCTAAATACAGAGACTAGTTTATACATCAAAAATATTTTTATATTTTAAGTAGCTGAAGTGTCATAATTGTTAATATCACCAGATGCTGATTCTCTCACTAAAACCTTTGAGCGTGTATAGACCATGACAAATTATGCAAATTTAGTTCCCGAATTTGAAGAATTATTTAGACAAAAGCTAAAGCTAAATAATTGTCGGCTGATAAAGAAAAGACAAGAGAATAATTATCAAATTACTACTCCTGCCAAAGACATTTTTTTGATGTCTTGGCAGGAATTTCCCGAAGTGAACTTGATATATCAGCCTGTCGGAGTACGCACAGAACAAACTTTAGTTTATGAGCGGGCTATTCGTTCCCATCTTAATTTTTGTCTGAGTAGTATTCAGAATAAAGTTGCTTCTTGATTTCTATTATTGATTAACTTTTAAGAAACACAAGGCAGGTATTCTAAAGGCACAGACTCATGTCTGCGGTTTTTCAAAGACCATTAGATGCTGCTGTGGTAGCAAGTTTTTGGTTTCGCGCCAAACCAAACCAACAGCTTGCATTTCTTTTTTTACTTGTTTCTGACTCATCTTGTGCAAAGCTTTAATCATCACAAAGGGGTTTTCAGCTCGGTATTCAACCAAAACCACTCTACCACCAGGTTTAAGGGCTTTGATAATTCCTTGCATCACTTCATAGGGATACTCAAATTCGTGGTAAGCATCAACCATTATCGCCAAATCGACACTTTCAGGCGGTAGGTTGGGGTTACTCTCCGTTGCTAAAATCGGTTCAACGTTGCTGATATTTTTCTCTTTTTTCAAAGACTTAATTATATCTAACATTTCTGGCTGAATATCGACAGCAAACACCTTTCCTTGAGGAATTAACGGGGCAATGCGAAAGCTTAAATAACCTGTACCCGCGCCAATGTCTGCAACGACATCGTTAGGTTTGAGGTCGATCGCGTTTACTATCTTACTAGGCTGTTCTTCAGCCTCTCGGCTTGGTCTTTCTAGCCATGAAGCACCGGTGTGTCCCATAACTTGCGCTATTTCTCGTCCTTGGTAGAACTTGCCGATACCGTCTGGGCTGTGGATAGACTTATATTGATATGTTGCGGATGCTGTAGGTGCAGTTGGTGACAGCGTAGGGTTAAGCAGCCAACTGCACAGTATTAGTATGATGCCTACGGTTAAAAATACAAAGTTATCTTTTAGTTTAAATTTCATTATTTGCTTTGTTTTATTTTGCAGTCAGCACTAAAGTGCTGAAAATAAACGTTAAAACGCCTACTACTATATTTTATCTAAGTACAAGCGGGGTTATCCTCCCCCGCCATCTAACCCAAAATTTAAATCACAAACGCATCCATTGCGCGATCGCTCCAATTTTCTCCAACTCGCTCTGCCACAAACGGTCTAATGATAAACTTGGGTGGGAAACCGGATTGTACATCAATTCGCACGAATGAGTAAGGCAATCGCCTGTGTGCTTTGTAGTCCTCGCGACCAACATAAAGTAACGAATCGGCAATTTTACGGCTATAACTGTCCTCAATTTCCTCAAAAGTTTCCATCAATTCTCTTCCCTCTTGGCGTTGGGAACGGGGAAAATGACCGCTACCACCACTAATAATACAGTTGATGTGCGAGTCTGCGTATCCAGTATCAGCGGTGCGGAGATATTCTAAGCAGTGCGCGTGACCGTTTAAGATTAAATCGACTATCGAACGTCCTTGAGTTAGAGAACCAACCTGAAGGGCAACCGCATCAAAACAAGCACGCAAGCGACGACGAACTGCTAATGTTTGCGCTTGATGCCATTTATTGCTTTCAGTGACGTAGGGCGGATGATGAAAATAAATTATACGTCCGCGCACGTCTGAAGTATGCCAAGATTCAATTAATCTTTGTTTTAACCATTCGAGTTGTTCAAAGTCGATCGCAGACAATTTGTGAGATGCAAGTTGTTTCTCGATGTCAACTTTGATTTCGTTGATTTGGTCTAATTTGGCACTGAGTTCATCGAGTTGTTCGGCTTCAAAGGGGTTATCTGGGTTGAGGCGATCGCATAATCCCAAAATCTCTGATTCTTCTTGGTCTATTTCCCGCCGACGTTTTTCTAATTCCCGGCGATTAATTTCTCCTTCTTTCGTTGCCGGCAGCGGTAATGGTTCATTAAAAGTATTCGAGTCGAGAGCGAAAAAGTCAATACCGCCGTAACGAAAAGTATAATAACGATTGGGCAAGCGGGTAAAGTGTCCGGGTTGATAACGCAAACAGCGCCCGGTGTCACTTTTTGCCGTATAATGCTTATCGAGGTGACGCTCTAACTCTTTCCCAGAAGCGATCGCCTGCAAATAATCAAGAAATGCTTTTGCATAAGCATTGCCTTGATACGAACCATGCCAGCCTATCTCAATATCTTTATAGCGGAACATCCGCCGTAAAGGTTGCGTTGTTCCGGTCAGCCAGCGATACATCAACGGTACATCGTAGTAATCGTGATTGCCCAGCACTGGTAATATTGGTAAATTGAAGACCATGCGATCGTAACGAATGCTTTTAGGATTCTTGCCATTCTCCAAAAACTCGCGATAAGGCTCAATAAAGTTTGAGCGATAATACTCATGGGAACCGACCACATAAATTACATCTCCCGTATGCAACACAAAACGGCAAGAGTCCCGCTGAGTCAGCATTAATTCGGCAATTTTGCGTTGAGGATGTTTGCCATAATGCGACTTTGTGCCAGTATCACCGATAACCATAAAAGAAAAATCTGGGCGATCGTCTCTACCGTCATCCAAAATCATGCTCGTTTGGTCAATTCCGCGTGAGACAATACTCGAATGATTCCATCGCACTCGTTCCTTCATCTTTTGGATTTTCACTGGAATCGGTGGATCGGATATTAACTTCATCGTAGATACTCCCAAATTTGAGTTAACCTTGATAACTTCGTAGTGAGGACTTCAGTCCTCATCTTATGAGATAAGGACTGAAGTCCTTACTACAGCAAACATCCTCAGAACCTCAACGATGAGCCTCAGAACCTCAACGATGAGCCTCAGAACCTCAACATTGAGCCTTTTATCCTCAACGATGAGCCTCAGAACCTCAACATTGAGCCTTTTATCCTCAACGATGAGCCTCAGAACCTCAACGATGAGCCTCAGAACCTCAACATTGAGCCTCAGAACTCGAAGTTTCATGTTCTGAACTCGAAGTTTCATGTTCTGAACTCGAAGCTTTAATCTGGTAGGGTGCGTTATGGACGGAACGTCCTAACGCACCCAAAATCTCGGATGGTGCGTTGCGCTGCGCGACAACACACCCTACTGGCTACCTCCTTTGCAAACCTCGCTTCCATTCCTCTCTCCTGCTTTTTGAGAGGCTTTGAACTTTGCCAGTTCCCCCATCCCCCCATCTCCCCCTCTCCCCCTCCTCCTACTGATACCCGGCTGCTTGCAATAAGAATAACTTCGCATAGCGTCCCCCAGCTTGCAATAACTCATCGTGAGTTCCTTGTTCAGTCACTTCGCCATTTTCAATTACCACGATTTTGTCAGCCATCCGCACTGTTGAAAAGCGGTGAGAGATTAACAATACCATCTGATTTTTGGTTAAAGCGCGAAAGTGATTGAAAATATCAAACTCAGCTTGAGCATCCATTGCTGATGTAGGTTCATCTAAAACCAAAATATCTGCACCATCTCGCATAAAAGCACGAGAAAGAGCTATTTTTTGCCACTGTCCCCCAGAAAGTTCTTGTCCACCTTTGAACCATTTACCAAGTTGAGTTGTAAAACCTGCGGGTAACTTCTCTACAAAAGGTAATGCCATTCCTTTTTCCGCTGCAATTTCCCAAAGTTCTCTATCTTCTAATCGTTCCACATCACCGACACCGATATTTTCGCCAACGGTGAATTGATAGCGAACAAAGTTCTGGAAAATTACACCAATACGCCGGCGCAACACATCAACATCCCATTCTTGCAAGTCTAAGCCATCTAGTAAGATGCGTCCGGAGTCTGGGTAATAAAGACGAGTCAGCAGTTTAATTAAAGTCGTCTTCCCAGAACCATTTTCACCAACGATCGCTAGTTTTTCACCCGGTCGCAAATGTAGAGATATATTTCTCAACGCCGGTTGCGAACTTCCGGGATAGGTAAATGTCATGTTCTCAAAACGAATACCATCACCAGGTTTAACACCTTTGGTCGCTTTACCTCTTGCCGTTGGTACTTCTTCTTCGAGAAAATCGTACAGGTTAGAGAGATACAAGTTATCTTCATACATCCCGCCGATAGAAGTCAACGCCCCGGAAAAAGTACTTTGTCCTTGGCGAAACACGGTAAGATACATCGTCATATCTCCCAAAGAAATCCTAAGCGCTACCGTTTCTATGACAATCCAAGCATAGGCGATGTAAAAACCAGCAGTAGAAAGTAAACTTAATAGATATCCCCACAAGCCCCGACGCAAAGTTAAATCGCGGTCTTCGCCATAAAGCCGATTAAATAGATCGTGATAACGCCCTAACAGCATATTCCCTAGCTGATAGAGTTTGACTTCCTTGGCAAAATCTTCTCTAGCCAGCAGCGTTTCTAAATAATGCTGTTCGCGGGTTTCTGGCGCCCGCCAACTAAACAGCCGGAAAGCTTGTGCCGCAAACTTCGTTTCTACAAAGAATGCAGGCATCCCCGCTAAAATTAGAACTAGCAATGCCCAAACAGAAAACTTGACAAGCAAAGCTCCATATGTTATAAGTGAAAGAGCGCTTTGCACCAAGCCGAATGTGCGCGTTACCAAAGAAAGGGGACGAGTCGAAGCTTCCCGCCGCGCATTAGTCAATTTGTCGTAAAATTCCGAGTCCTCAAACTGGGTGAGATCCAAAGTGAGGGACTTTTCCAAGATAAGAACGTTGACCCGTTGACCGAGTAACACCCGCAACAAAGATTGACAGACGGTAAGTCCTCGTTGAGTAGCAGCTAATAAAGCAACAGCGATCGCTTCTAAGCCTACATACATCAGCGGATGATAACTATTGACAAAATCGCTACCGTATGTATGCGATTGAGCGGCAAAAATGACCGCATCGACAATTAACTTACCGATGTAGGCGATCGCCGCCGGCAAAAGACCAGCCACTAAAGTTAAAGTGGCAAGAATAATAGTTAAAAAGCGGCTAGTAGTCCACACCAAGTTGACAGCACGTCCACTGTAGCGGAATACGGAAAGTGATTGACGCAGAGCGTTTCGTTTCTTTTGAGTCCTCATTATTCATTTTATAGCGTGAAGTGCCCCTCAATTGCTTAATTGGCGAAGAAAAGCGGATAAATTCGATTTTGAATTGACCCCACGCTCTGTGCTGTTCGTTGTAACATTAAGGAATTATCGAATCAGTTTAAAATTAAGTTATTGCACTGCCTGGGAAAGTTGTAGCGATGAAAGAAAGGCAACATATTTTTGTACCGCGTGGTAGACGGATTTTTGAAGTTATTCAAGAACACTCAAATAATCAGCGTCCTCCCCTTTCCGAAGAAGACAAAGCTAGACGCAAGGCAGAGAATGCAGCGTTTAACAAGCGTTGCAATGAAATTTTTCAGCGAGTTTGTCCGGAATTAATTAAAGATTATTACAACTGGGCGATTATGATTGAGCCAAACAGTGAAGATTATGTTATCGACCCCGACCCAGAAGTTGCTTTCCAAAAAATTCGCAGCAAGTATCCAAACGCCAGAATTATGGAAATGCGTTTGAATGAAACAGGCGCTGTTGGTAAAATATGATTCCAGGCTTTTTTGGTGAGAATGGAGAGTTATATTTTGAAATTAATTTGATAGCTGCCGATGGTTCGGATATCAAAGTTAATGCTTTGCTAGATACTGGATGTACTGACTGGTTGGTAATGGATATTCAAGATGTAGAAAGTTTGGAATGGTCTTATGTTCGGGAACAAATAAGGCAGACAGCACGAGGGGAAGCAGAATTTTATCTTTATCAAGGAAATGTTTGCTTTGATGGTCAAGAATTCACTATCCCTGCCTTAGCTGGTGAAGAAATTACTGAAGTTTTAATTGGGTTGCCTTGGCTAGAAAATCGCCGATTAGTAGTAGATAGAAAAGCAAGTTTGCTGACTTTGGGCGAAGATTAGATGATCGCAAATCAGTTTATGATTGCATCTTTTCAGCAAAAACAATTAGCGCAGCATAGCTTATACTACAGATACAACGTCTTCTTAGCACATTATGAGTCTGTGCATTAACCCGAATTGCTCCAAACCTTGAGAGAACCTCAAGGAAACTGGTGATATGCCTTACAGTCAATTCAGGATTGAGCAAATCAAAATAAACTTTGGGATATCAATATCTGAGCAATTCGGAACTTTTGCTGAGGTTGCAACAGATAAATTACAGCGATTTTCTCGCGCAATCTATCAAAGAATATCTGCCTTTAGCATTGGCGATCGATACCGAAAAGGCTCGTTCGGAATTGATTGTCATGCCAATATTAGTAGAAATTAAAAGACAACTGCCATCACAAATAAGTATATTTTCTGGCAAAGATTTTACTGTAGATTCCACCAAAGGACTGAATGGATGTTGCGATTTTTTGATTAGTCGTTCTCCAGAACAAATATTGATTGAAGCGCCAGTAGTTACTTTAGTGTCAGCTAAAAATGATAACATCCAATCTGGATTAGGGCAGTGTATGGCAGAAATGATCGCAGTCCAACTTTTTAATCAAAATAAAGGTAATCAAATTTCTACAATTGACGGTGTTATTACGACTGGGACAAATTGGAGATTTTTGCAACTTAAAGGTCAAAT
This Tolypothrix sp. NIES-4075 DNA region includes the following protein-coding sequences:
- a CDS encoding class I SAM-dependent methyltransferase: MKFKLKDNFVFLTVGIILILCSWLLNPTLSPTAPTASATYQYKSIHSPDGIGKFYQGREIAQVMGHTGASWLERPSREAEEQPSKIVNAIDLKPNDVVADIGAGTGYLSFRIAPLIPQGKVFAVDIQPEMLDIIKSLKKEKNISNVEPILATESNPNLPPESVDLAIMVDAYHEFEYPYEVMQGIIKALKPGGRVVLVEYRAENPFVMIKALHKMSQKQVKKEMQAVGLVWRETKNLLPQQHLMVFEKPQT
- a CDS encoding VOC family protein encodes the protein MLPSTTSSPTLVAGNLRRVHHIALNVHDMQASRHFYSTILGLHELTGEEVPKTLVELVAQGKVANFVTPDGTILDLFWEPDLSPPDPNPLQTFTRAYHLAFDIEPQLFEQAVTVLRENKIAIAHGPVTRPTGRGVYFYDPDGFMIEIRCDPDDVNR
- a CDS encoding aspartyl protease; its protein translation is MIPGFFGENGELYFEINLIAADGSDIKVNALLDTGCTDWLVMDIQDVESLEWSYVREQIRQTARGEAEFYLYQGNVCFDGQEFTIPALAGEEITEVLIGLPWLENRRLVVDRKASLLTLGED
- a CDS encoding ABC transporter ATP-binding protein, which translates into the protein MRTQKKRNALRQSLSVFRYSGRAVNLVWTTSRFLTIILATLTLVAGLLPAAIAYIGKLIVDAVIFAAQSHTYGSDFVNSYHPLMYVGLEAIAVALLAATQRGLTVCQSLLRVLLGQRVNVLILEKSLTLDLTQFEDSEFYDKLTNARREASTRPLSLVTRTFGLVQSALSLITYGALLVKFSVWALLVLILAGMPAFFVETKFAAQAFRLFSWRAPETREQHYLETLLAREDFAKEVKLYQLGNMLLGRYHDLFNRLYGEDRDLTLRRGLWGYLLSLLSTAGFYIAYAWIVIETVALRISLGDMTMYLTVFRQGQSTFSGALTSIGGMYEDNLYLSNLYDFLEEEVPTARGKATKGVKPGDGIRFENMTFTYPGSSQPALRNISLHLRPGEKLAIVGENGSGKTTLIKLLTRLYYPDSGRILLDGLDLQEWDVDVLRRRIGVIFQNFVRYQFTVGENIGVGDVERLEDRELWEIAAEKGMALPFVEKLPAGFTTQLGKWFKGGQELSGGQWQKIALSRAFMRDGADILVLDEPTSAMDAQAEFDIFNHFRALTKNQMVLLISHRFSTVRMADKIVVIENGEVTEQGTHDELLQAGGRYAKLFLLQAAGYQ
- a CDS encoding metallophosphoesterase family protein, whose amino-acid sequence is MKLISDPPIPVKIQKMKERVRWNHSSIVSRGIDQTSMILDDGRDDRPDFSFMVIGDTGTKSHYGKHPQRKIAELMLTQRDSCRFVLHTGDVIYVVGSHEYYRSNFIEPYREFLENGKNPKSIRYDRMVFNLPILPVLGNHDYYDVPLMYRWLTGTTQPLRRMFRYKDIEIGWHGSYQGNAYAKAFLDYLQAIASGKELERHLDKHYTAKSDTGRCLRYQPGHFTRLPNRYYTFRYGGIDFFALDSNTFNEPLPLPATKEGEINRRELEKRRREIDQEESEILGLCDRLNPDNPFEAEQLDELSAKLDQINEIKVDIEKQLASHKLSAIDFEQLEWLKQRLIESWHTSDVRGRIIYFHHPPYVTESNKWHQAQTLAVRRRLRACFDAVALQVGSLTQGRSIVDLILNGHAHCLEYLRTADTGYADSHINCIISGGSGHFPRSQRQEGRELMETFEEIEDSYSRKIADSLLYVGREDYKAHRRLPYSFVRIDVQSGFPPKFIIRPFVAERVGENWSDRAMDAFVI
- a CDS encoding adenylate/guanylate cyclase domain-containing protein; this translates as MKYQVLDRIFNKALSLRKFERLELNENFCIIDTSEQVQRFAHRPEEVMLGKDVRLSFPEFIGIEDILISILQGKQELFELESIKRFSEDKSDIYINIYILSEAGENESDNRLVILLEDITEKIFFQQNHKQKVNESNLLLHTLVTYKNYMDQVITSMADAFLVTTNCGKIKKVNRAAQKLFGFSEQELINQPISLIIEDNFLLQKAITQHSLYHKYFQNIELVCRTKKREKLLIAFSCSVIQKKIDGLEDIVYIGRDITARERRQQRHAVQYAITRILSESQSVKQAISKILQAICENLGWDLGQLWTANEYLTTSASREKKDKINPILRCVEMWSSRTISVREFKAIAWQTTYTLGDGFPGRIWARRSPLWTRDIVHSSDFSRTQKAVATTLHAAFGFPIMDDNEVLGVMVFFSREVQPKDVDLLQMMGSISSQIIHFLKHKQASELLLESEERYRDLFENANDLIQSVNAYGRFEYVNRAWRETLGYSEAEVTQMNVFDIIHPDFQSSCRQMFYRVLSGEKIEQFPATFVTKYGQKIFVEGNINCKLVRGKPVATRGIFRNITQRLEAEQALHHQQKQTEGLLLNILPEAIANRLKQPGTIAEDFADITVLFADIVGLTEIASSVSAIQLVKLLNQIFSSFDRLSDQYNLEKIKTIDDGYMVVGGLPRHRADHASAIALMALDMQSAIAQFNAKNQQNFSIRIGIHSGSAVPAPIGIKNLTSDWEDTVNIASRMESQGFTNKIQVSETTYQHLRDEFLFEKRGEIEVKGKGMTTYLLIGRKVMGNG
- a CDS encoding fasciclin domain-containing protein, whose protein sequence is MADIIDTAVNAGSFGTLVAAIKAAKLVDTLKGAGPFTVFAPTDEAFAKLPAGTVDALLKDVPKLTKILTYHVVSGKVLAADVVKLKSATTVEGSDVKIDASNGVKINDATVATPDVAADNGVIHVIDTVLIPA